One genomic window of Micromonospora sp. WMMD1128 includes the following:
- a CDS encoding helix-turn-helix domain-containing protein: MSLGATRTASVAPAEGAEHKKLAAMAAFLMRHHAAGRKTARLVMSDGEEVDVPAQLFDLLEQITATLSRGDGVAVSAIARELTTTEAAKLLGMSRPTLVRLLENGSIASHRVGSHRRVFLADVLAFRQRQMEERRKSYEALMWESDALGFNDDE, from the coding sequence ATGAGCCTCGGCGCCACGAGGACCGCTTCGGTCGCGCCCGCCGAAGGGGCTGAGCACAAGAAGCTGGCCGCCATGGCGGCATTCCTCATGCGGCACCACGCTGCGGGACGGAAGACCGCTCGCCTCGTCATGTCGGATGGGGAGGAGGTCGACGTCCCGGCCCAACTGTTCGACCTTTTGGAGCAGATCACCGCGACGCTCTCCCGCGGAGACGGTGTTGCGGTCAGCGCCATCGCCCGCGAGCTGACGACAACCGAGGCGGCGAAACTGCTCGGCATGTCCCGCCCCACGCTGGTCCGCCTCCTGGAGAATGGTTCCATCGCCTCCCACCGGGTCGGTAGCCACCGACGCGTTTTCCTGGCCGATGTCCTCGCCTTTCGACAACGGCAGATGGAGGAGCGGCGAAAGTCGTACGAGGCCCTCATGTGGGAATCCGACGCGCTGGGTTTCAACGACGACGAGTAG
- the rpsI gene encoding 30S ribosomal protein S9 — protein sequence MTDITETEVAPEATEAPAPVARAPRGDRPIQTVGRRKEAIVRVRIVPGSGKITCNGRELEAYFPSKVHQQLIKDPLVTAEKPESFDVIANLRGGGTTGQAGALRLAIARALIVNEPDDRPALKKAGFLTRDARVKESKKYGLKKARKAPQYSKR from the coding sequence ATGACCGACATCACCGAGACCGAGGTCGCCCCCGAGGCCACCGAGGCGCCGGCGCCCGTCGCGCGCGCGCCCCGCGGTGACCGCCCGATCCAGACCGTGGGCCGTCGCAAGGAAGCCATCGTCCGGGTCCGGATCGTCCCCGGCAGCGGCAAGATCACCTGCAACGGTCGCGAACTCGAGGCCTACTTCCCGAGCAAGGTGCACCAGCAGCTCATCAAGGACCCGCTGGTCACCGCCGAGAAGCCCGAGTCGTTCGACGTGATCGCCAACCTGCGGGGCGGCGGCACCACCGGCCAGGCCGGCGCGCTGCGGCTCGCCATCGCCCGGGCGCTGATCGTCAACGAGCCCGACGACCGCCCGGCCCTGAAGAAGGCCGGCTTCCTGACCCGTGACGCCCGGGTCAAGGAGAGCAAGAAGTACGGCCTCAAGAAGGCCCGTAAGGCTCCCCAGTACTCGAAGCGCTGA
- a CDS encoding class I SAM-dependent methyltransferase has translation MSVTDAFDAVAGSYDQARRRLVPCFDAFYGTAVEVAAPPLRAALAAGRTPEVLDLGAGTGLLSLLLTAAIPGVRLTLVDGAPGMLAVAAGHLSARGVPHRTVHADLADPLPAGRYDAVVSALAIHHLDDDGKRALYRRAAEALAPGGVFVNAEQVAGPTPALDRRYDEVWTARITELGSDAEEIAASRERMRHDRPATVADQCRWLGEAGLVDVDCFFKEWRFAVFGGRAPALADR, from the coding sequence ATGAGCGTGACGGATGCGTTCGACGCCGTGGCCGGCAGCTACGACCAGGCCCGACGCCGACTGGTGCCCTGCTTCGACGCCTTCTACGGCACTGCGGTCGAGGTGGCCGCACCGCCGCTGCGGGCGGCGCTCGCCGCCGGGCGTACCCCCGAGGTGCTGGACCTGGGCGCGGGCACCGGCCTGCTCTCCCTGTTGCTGACCGCCGCCATTCCCGGCGTGCGGCTGACGCTCGTGGACGGCGCGCCCGGCATGTTGGCCGTGGCCGCCGGCCACCTGTCCGCGCGCGGCGTGCCGCACCGCACGGTCCACGCCGACCTGGCCGACCCGCTGCCCGCCGGCCGGTACGACGCGGTGGTCTCCGCGCTCGCCATCCACCACCTCGACGACGACGGCAAGCGGGCGCTCTACCGGCGCGCGGCCGAGGCGCTTGCGCCCGGCGGGGTGTTCGTCAACGCCGAGCAGGTGGCCGGGCCGACGCCGGCGCTCGACCGGCGCTACGACGAGGTGTGGACGGCACGGATCACCGAGCTGGGCTCCGACGCCGAGGAGATCGCCGCCTCCCGGGAGCGGATGCGGCACGACCGGCCCGCTACGGTCGCCGACCAATGCCGCTGGCTGGGCGAGGCCGGGCTGGTTGACGTGGACTGCTTCTTCAAGGAGTGGCGCTTCGCCGTCTTCGGCGGCCGTGCGCCGGCCCTGGCTGACCGATGA
- a CDS encoding PIN domain-containing protein, producing MIPGAPLVFLDANVLFSRTLRDWISLLALESDCNVFDLRYSEDVLAEWMYRLRRKRPEHSEQAIGGQRRRFVEAFPYGLVTGYSPSDVPCPPDSDDRHVLAAAIHGAVDILVTDDQRAFPPECVRERLSVLTSDDFLNWVADRSVSLVQRVTTRQIDYYRRSLVAPDRDAVELIAYLRKAGAPRFARRLEEQLPEPPVR from the coding sequence GTGATCCCCGGCGCCCCCCTGGTGTTCCTGGATGCCAATGTGCTCTTCTCCAGGACGCTTCGCGATTGGATCAGCCTCCTGGCGCTCGAGAGCGACTGCAACGTTTTCGATCTCCGGTACAGCGAGGATGTCCTGGCGGAATGGATGTATCGGCTACGCCGGAAGCGACCCGAACATTCCGAGCAGGCCATTGGAGGGCAGCGGCGCAGGTTCGTCGAGGCTTTTCCCTACGGCCTGGTCACCGGCTACTCCCCCAGCGACGTGCCCTGCCCGCCGGACTCGGACGACCGGCACGTACTTGCCGCGGCGATCCACGGCGCCGTCGACATCCTGGTCACCGATGACCAACGCGCCTTCCCTCCGGAGTGTGTGCGAGAACGCCTTTCGGTGCTCACGAGCGACGACTTTCTCAACTGGGTGGCCGACCGTTCTGTGAGCCTGGTGCAACGAGTGACGACTCGCCAGATCGATTACTACCGGCGCAGCCTGGTGGCCCCGGATCGGGATGCCGTCGAGCTGATCGCTTATCTCCGGAAGGCGGGAGCGCCCAGGTTCGCCAGGCGGCTGGAGGAACAGTTGCCCGAGCCACCCGTACGCTGA
- a CDS encoding nitrate/nitrite transporter, whose translation MSTLASASTPAPVATDRPGRITEWRPEDPAFWAAGGARIARRNLYVSIFAEHVGFSVWSLWSVTVLFLGPAYGIDPAGKFLLTAVPAALGAVLRLPYTLAVARFGGRNWTIVSVLLLLVPAVPMTVLIEPGVSYTTLMVLACLSGVGGGNFASSMANINLFFPERLKGRALGLNAGGGNLGVPAVQLVGLAVLATAGAAYPRLVPAVYLPLIVLAALAAARWLDNVPGARNEPGALREAARDPHTWVMSLLYVGTFGSFIGFGFAFGQVLQLQFHDRFPTPVDAAWLTFLGPLVGSLVRPFGGQLADRLGGARVTFWNFVAMAGGAGLVLHAAREHSFPLYLAGFLALFVFSGIGNGSTYKMIPAIFRARATAEAELTGDREAAQRRARRLAGALIGIAGAVGASGGVLVNVAFRQSFLTSGTADAAYLAFIGWYALCFLVTWAIYLRPGPRRLAGV comes from the coding sequence GTGAGCACGCTCGCTTCAGCCAGCACCCCGGCGCCGGTCGCCACCGACCGGCCGGGACGGATCACCGAATGGCGTCCGGAGGACCCGGCGTTCTGGGCCGCAGGCGGCGCCCGGATCGCCCGCCGCAACCTGTACGTGTCGATCTTCGCCGAGCACGTCGGCTTCTCCGTGTGGAGCCTCTGGTCGGTGACGGTGCTCTTCCTCGGCCCGGCGTACGGCATCGACCCGGCCGGGAAGTTCCTGCTCACCGCCGTGCCGGCCGCGCTGGGCGCGGTGCTGCGACTGCCCTACACGCTTGCGGTGGCCCGGTTCGGCGGCCGGAACTGGACCATCGTCAGCGTGTTGCTGCTGCTGGTGCCGGCGGTGCCGATGACGGTGCTGATCGAGCCCGGGGTGTCGTACACCACGCTCATGGTGCTGGCCTGCCTGTCCGGCGTGGGCGGCGGCAACTTCGCCTCCTCGATGGCGAACATCAACCTGTTCTTCCCGGAGCGGCTCAAGGGCCGGGCGCTGGGGCTCAACGCCGGCGGCGGCAATCTCGGCGTACCGGCGGTGCAGCTCGTCGGGCTGGCGGTGCTGGCCACCGCGGGGGCCGCGTACCCCCGGCTCGTGCCGGCCGTCTACCTGCCGCTGATCGTGCTCGCCGCGCTGGCCGCGGCGCGCTGGCTGGACAACGTGCCGGGGGCGCGCAACGAGCCGGGGGCGCTGCGCGAGGCCGCCCGCGACCCGCACACCTGGGTGATGTCGCTGCTCTACGTCGGCACGTTCGGCTCGTTCATCGGCTTCGGCTTCGCCTTCGGTCAGGTGCTCCAACTCCAGTTCCACGACCGGTTCCCCACCCCGGTCGACGCCGCCTGGCTGACCTTTCTCGGGCCGCTCGTCGGCTCGCTGGTCCGGCCGTTCGGGGGTCAGCTCGCCGACCGGCTCGGCGGGGCCCGGGTCACGTTCTGGAACTTCGTCGCGATGGCCGGCGGCGCCGGGCTGGTGCTCCACGCCGCCCGGGAGCACTCCTTCCCGCTCTACCTGGCCGGGTTCCTGGCGCTGTTCGTGTTCTCCGGGATCGGCAACGGCTCGACGTACAAGATGATCCCGGCGATCTTCCGGGCCCGGGCCACCGCGGAGGCCGAGCTGACCGGGGACCGGGAGGCGGCGCAGCGGCGGGCCCGGCGCTTGGCCGGCGCGTTGATCGGCATCGCCGGCGCGGTCGGCGCGTCCGGCGGCGTGCTGGTGAACGTGGCGTTCCGGCAGTCGTTCCTGACCTCCGGCACCGCCGACGCCGCCTACCTGGCCTTCATCGGCTGGTACGCGCTCTGCTTCCTGGTGACCTGGGCGATCTACCTGCGGCCGGGGCCGCGTAGGCTGGCCGGCGTGTGA
- a CDS encoding molybdopterin oxidoreductase family protein yields the protein MTDGAHVATQSGVRPREAATHCPYCALQCGMVLRAVGGGVEVAPRDFPTNRGGLCQKGWTAAELLDHPERLTTPLVRDRKGAELRPTGWDEALDRIAAALRTVTDRHGPDAVAVFGGGGLTNEKAYALGRFARVSLRTRHIDYNGRWCMSSAAAAGNRAFGVDRGLPFPLADLGRADTLMLVGANPAETMPPLMRHVTDQRARGGRLIVVDPRATATARQADLHLQPLPGTDLAVANALLHIALTEGWLDRAYVKARTTGFDEVRRTVAGYWPAEVERLSGVPVADLEYAARALAAVDRAIILTARGAEQHAKGVDTVTAFVNLALALGLPGRPGSGYGCLTGQGNGQGGREHGQKADQLPGYRRIDDPAAREHVARVWGVDPATLPGPGVPAYQLLDSLGTPSGPKALLVFGSNPVVSAPRAARIESRLRDLDLLVVADFLRSETAELADVVLPVTQWAEEDGTMTNLEGRVLRRRAVRVPPAGVRTDLEILAGLAARLTADAPLPTDPREVFEELRRASAGGPADYAGITWDRIDADTGVFWPCPDPDGPDRPRLFADRFPTPDGRARFHPVTHRPAAEPVCADYPLHFTTGRVLAHYQSGAQTRRVAALRRAAPEGFVEVHPDLAARLGVTEGTPVRVVSRRGELRAPARLSPAIRPDTVFAPFHWPGAARANSVTNDALDPVSGMPEFKICAVRVERA from the coding sequence ATGACAGACGGTGCGCACGTGGCGACACAATCCGGGGTACGCCCCCGGGAAGCGGCCACGCACTGCCCGTACTGCGCGTTGCAGTGCGGCATGGTGCTGCGCGCGGTCGGCGGCGGCGTCGAGGTCGCCCCGCGGGACTTCCCCACCAACCGCGGCGGGCTCTGCCAGAAGGGCTGGACCGCCGCCGAGCTGCTCGACCACCCGGAACGGCTCACCACGCCGCTGGTGCGGGACCGGAAGGGCGCCGAGCTGCGCCCGACGGGCTGGGACGAGGCGCTGGACCGGATCGCCGCCGCGCTGCGCACGGTCACCGACCGACACGGGCCGGACGCGGTAGCGGTCTTCGGCGGCGGCGGGCTGACGAACGAGAAGGCGTACGCGCTGGGCCGGTTCGCCCGGGTGTCGCTGCGCACCCGGCACATCGACTACAACGGACGTTGGTGCATGTCGTCGGCCGCCGCGGCCGGCAACCGGGCCTTCGGCGTCGACCGAGGGCTGCCGTTCCCGCTGGCCGACCTGGGCCGGGCGGACACGCTGATGCTCGTGGGCGCGAACCCGGCCGAGACCATGCCGCCGCTGATGCGCCACGTCACCGACCAACGGGCACGCGGCGGCCGGCTGATCGTGGTCGACCCCCGGGCCACCGCCACCGCCCGCCAGGCCGACCTGCACCTGCAACCGCTGCCCGGCACCGACCTGGCGGTGGCCAACGCGCTGCTGCACATCGCGCTCACCGAGGGCTGGCTGGACCGGGCTTACGTCAAGGCGCGGACCACCGGGTTCGACGAGGTCCGGCGTACCGTGGCCGGCTACTGGCCGGCGGAGGTGGAACGCCTCTCCGGGGTGCCGGTGGCCGATCTGGAGTACGCCGCCCGCGCGCTCGCCGCCGTGGACCGGGCGATCATCCTCACCGCCCGGGGGGCCGAGCAGCACGCCAAGGGCGTGGACACCGTCACCGCCTTCGTCAACCTGGCGCTCGCCCTGGGCCTGCCCGGCCGCCCCGGCTCCGGCTACGGCTGCCTGACCGGGCAGGGCAACGGGCAGGGCGGCCGGGAACACGGGCAGAAGGCCGACCAGCTCCCCGGTTACCGGCGGATCGACGACCCGGCGGCCCGGGAGCACGTGGCCCGGGTGTGGGGAGTAGACCCGGCGACGCTGCCCGGGCCCGGAGTGCCGGCCTACCAGTTGCTCGACTCGCTCGGCACCCCGTCCGGACCGAAGGCGCTGCTGGTGTTCGGCTCGAACCCGGTCGTCTCCGCGCCCCGGGCGGCCCGGATCGAGTCCCGGTTGCGCGACCTGGACCTGCTCGTGGTCGCCGACTTCCTCCGCTCGGAGACCGCCGAGTTGGCCGACGTGGTGCTGCCGGTCACCCAGTGGGCCGAGGAGGACGGCACGATGACCAACCTGGAGGGTCGCGTGCTGCGCCGGCGCGCGGTCCGCGTACCACCCGCCGGGGTCCGGACCGACCTGGAGATCCTCGCCGGGCTCGCCGCCCGGCTGACCGCCGACGCGCCGTTGCCGACCGACCCGCGGGAGGTGTTCGAGGAGCTGCGGCGGGCCTCGGCCGGCGGCCCGGCCGACTACGCCGGGATCACCTGGGACCGGATCGACGCCGACACCGGCGTGTTCTGGCCCTGCCCGGACCCCGACGGCCCGGACCGTCCCCGCCTCTTCGCCGACCGGTTCCCCACCCCGGACGGCCGGGCCCGCTTCCACCCGGTGACCCACCGCCCGGCCGCCGAGCCGGTCTGCGCCGACTACCCGCTGCACTTCACCACCGGCCGGGTGCTGGCGCACTACCAGTCCGGCGCGCAGACCCGACGGGTCGCCGCGCTGCGCCGGGCCGCCCCGGAGGGCTTCGTCGAGGTGCACCCCGACCTGGCCGCCCGGCTCGGCGTGACCGAGGGGACACCGGTGCGGGTGGTCTCCCGCCGGGGCGAACTGCGCGCGCCGGCCCGGCTCAGCCCGGCGATCCGGCCGGACACCGTCTTCGCGCCGTTCCACTGGCCCGGCGCGGCGCGGGCCAACTCGGTCACCAACGACGCCCTCGACCCGGTCTCCGGGATGCCCGAGTTCAAGATCTGCGCGGTCCGGGTGGAGCGGGCATGA
- a CDS encoding DUF6364 family protein: MTAKVTLSFSDETIEEARRFAKREGLSLSAWMDQAAREKALREVFTAHAAAVGRAGLDLEADALADDQEAAMVDDALFRGGRPRAA; the protein is encoded by the coding sequence ATGACCGCCAAGGTGACCCTGTCGTTCTCCGACGAGACGATCGAGGAAGCGCGCCGGTTCGCCAAGCGGGAAGGGCTCTCCCTCTCCGCCTGGATGGACCAGGCCGCCCGGGAGAAGGCGCTGCGCGAGGTGTTCACCGCGCACGCCGCCGCGGTCGGCCGCGCCGGCCTGGACCTGGAGGCCGACGCCCTGGCCGACGACCAGGAGGCCGCCATGGTCGACGACGCCCTGTTCCGCGGTGGTCGCCCGCGTGCTGCGTAG
- a CDS encoding type II toxin-antitoxin system PemK/MazF family toxin — MVARVLRRGEIWRISGARERFGLVISSDVYNSTAVPIVIVAEVVDESLLRDSPLAVRMGGFVVMPDRLSSPMKKWFTECVDVADTETMQRVGRALRILQEL, encoded by the coding sequence GTGGTCGCCCGCGTGCTGCGTAGGGGGGAGATCTGGCGCATCTCCGGCGCCCGGGAACGGTTCGGCCTGGTCATCAGCTCCGACGTCTACAACTCCACAGCGGTGCCGATCGTGATCGTGGCGGAGGTGGTCGACGAGTCGTTGCTGCGCGACTCGCCGCTTGCCGTACGCATGGGTGGCTTCGTGGTGATGCCCGACCGGCTCTCCTCGCCGATGAAGAAGTGGTTCACCGAGTGCGTGGACGTGGCGGACACCGAGACCATGCAGCGGGTCGGGCGCGCGTTGCGGATCCTTCAGGAGCTGTGA
- the rplM gene encoding 50S ribosomal protein L13 yields MRTYSPKPGEIERQWHVIDASDVVLGRLATHAATLLRGKHKPTFAPHVDTGDFVVIVNAGKVALTGNKRQTKVAYRHSGYPGGLKRVGYDELLTKRPERAVELAVKGMLPHNKLGRQILKKLKVYAGAEHPHSAQQPAPFEIKQIAQ; encoded by the coding sequence GTGCGTACGTACAGCCCGAAGCCGGGTGAGATCGAGCGTCAGTGGCACGTCATCGACGCCTCTGACGTCGTGCTGGGCCGCCTCGCGACCCACGCCGCCACGCTGCTGCGTGGCAAGCACAAGCCGACTTTCGCGCCGCACGTCGACACGGGCGACTTCGTCGTCATCGTGAACGCGGGCAAGGTCGCGCTGACCGGCAACAAGCGTCAGACCAAGGTTGCCTACCGCCACTCCGGCTACCCGGGTGGCCTGAAGCGGGTCGGCTACGACGAGCTGCTCACCAAGCGGCCCGAGCGGGCCGTCGAGCTGGCTGTGAAGGGGATGCTCCCGCACAACAAGCTGGGCCGTCAGATCCTCAAGAAGCTGAAGGTCTACGCCGGTGCCGAGCACCCGCACAGCGCGCAGCAGCCGGCGCCGTTCGAGATCAAGCAGATCGCGCAGTGA